The sequence below is a genomic window from Dermacentor albipictus isolate Rhodes 1998 colony chromosome 2, USDA_Dalb.pri_finalv2, whole genome shotgun sequence.
ACACTCGAAAATCACGACGACTTCTGGCTGGGCCTGCTCAGCTACCGATCTACACCACTGGAGCATGGTCGTTCCCCGGGTGAGCTGTTGCAAGGCAGGAGACTACGAACCAGGCTTCCAGACTTCAGCTCGCAACCTAAAAATTTTGTGTCTAAGCATAGACAACTTGGCGCacacagaaaggacctaccagtACTCCGAAAAGGGGATGTGGTGAGGATCCGAGATAAAGCATGGACCCGCAAAGCGCAGGTCATGGGACCGGCTGCGCCTAGGTCCTATCGCATTGTTACTGAAGGTGACCAAGTACTTCGTCGGAATCGGAGACACCTGATTACAACGCGTGAGCCATTTCGACACGATGACCTCGACAGCGATGAGCCGGAAAGCGAGGACGACCAGCCGGTAACATTCCCAACTGGAGTGCCCGCAAACCCGACTCAACCTACAACACCGATCCCAAGACGGTCTAGGCGGATAACTCGTCAGCCAAGACGGCTGCAGTACGACCACAACTTCAATCAAGTGCATTGTGTATCTCGGCTTTATCCAAGTATTAAACAGAGAAAGATGTATCGTGCAGACTACGCATGCGTCGCACGTATCGGCCTGAACTGACTGACAGCACGAAGATTACGGCAACACGTGCCTGTGAATGCCGACAGCTATATATACCCAGTGTGTTTCCGCAATAaacgttcttttcattcttggatCCCGTCCATACGATACAGTCGCCGCACCCAGTGTTGAAGTCGGCACGAGTATATGCAAAGAGGTTTAAACAAAAAATTACAATACCTTCCTCTACAGGAAAATGGCTGCAAGCGAAGCTTGTTCTGCGTGCAGCTGACCTTCGTCACGTTTATGTAACCCACAGGAAACGGTGCCAGATTGCTTAGGCCTTCCGCTCCCTTTGCTCGGGATCTTCTCATCGCTGTCGAATTGCCTGGGCTCGAGCAGCTTAAAAAGCGCTGTTAAAGTCCGACGTTGTCGGCACATCGGCGAGCATCGTTAGAAGCCGGGGGCGTCGGAGCTCACTGGCCGCGTCTGGTTACGTTGGCGGTGCCAGTGCGTCGAGCCATCGGTCGATCTgtagacgctgttgttctcgccaacttGACGTAAAGTGTGCGCGCGTTCTCGCTACACTGTAACAAACAATTTCTGGTTTTACTGCAAATCTGCTGGTAGCGTGTGACCGAACGCTTTTCCGTGAataaagaacggtcatttccgtaggaCAGACAGCcgtaaaagagagaccgtaatacaagatacgagtgcctTCGTATCTCGAAAACCGaacactgtatgctgaatctgtactataactgTCAAAAtaaaggtgcttcccgtatttcgtTTTACAGGGCATATTAATTCTTCGGAGAATGTACTATCGGGGACAAAATCGCCCAGGACGTGCGAGCATCGACTGAATTTTACTGGTGCTCTATCAGTGTGATCAGCCGTGGTGATATCTGCGTTCGGAGTATGCATATATGGCCCACTGTTTTGAGCGGTCTCAAACGCAGAGGTGCCACTTGCTCGGCGCTCGCaattccagggtacttttgtccacgatagtacatatCCTTTATTGTCAATATCATGAAGGCAGCTCACAGCCGAAGCaacaggtcaccattgagaaaattgtcttgccaacacaatAACGTagctttgcactttgtgataggAATGCATTGCATAGGATATATACAAAAAAGGTGCAAAATTTCAGTCTTCAAGTTCTGAAGGTAACAGAAGCAACGTTAATTTCTTCAATGACTTGTCTTGTACTCTTTCCTAGagaaagttgttcttgaccccAAACGCCTTGCTGCTGTTAGTAGAAATGAGTAGTATTCGCGAATTTCCATCCTAAAGAAAACGGCAAGAAAGGTTATCACAGAACACAAGAAAGAAGCAACTTCTGCGTTAGAAAAACATGTACGTTGACCAACATTGTTGGAagaagggatgttgctgtagccagcATTTCAACAAAGGTGCTTGTCATAAGTGTAGCAACAGTTTTCCTTGGCAGCAATTTATTTTTTGCATAGCTCACTGGGCCCTGCCGTTTTTAGTTGCTTGCttgaccgaggctgcggcgcagacagcggccgaacttaggcacgctcgccacggatgcgccagGCCAGCTGGATGTCCCTCCACGAGATGGTAACGCGCTTGTCGTGGATGGCGCACAACTTAGCGTCCTCGAAGAGACTGACCAGGTAGTCCTCGCTGGCCTCCTCAGCGGTTTcgctcaccaagcgctggaacttcagcttgcggatgagaagttcggtcgacttctggtagcggcgaatttcacgaagggccacgttCCCAGGCCTATAGCGGTGCGGCTTCTTAACCTCGCcagtggcaggtgcactcttgcgagcagcttTGGTGGCAAGATGCTCACGGGGAGCCTTCCCACCAGttctcttacgggcggtttgcttggtcctgtcCATGaagaacggagcgagcgtccgaagtcgtcgactgcagGAGTGAAAATGACGCCTGCGcagcgcgcgtcgtgcttcgccacACGAGTCATTTCCTCTCCAACTCATCCGGCGATTGGCCAACGCCAACGGAACCGTCTCTGCACGCAAGGCGgagcgcacgccgccgccgttcgccaggatgctggatgACGCACGTTGTCGCGCGTGCGCCTTGTTCGCGCACGCGCGAAGGTTAATTGGGGGAGAACCTGGTGCGTGTAATAGGTCAACAGCAGCCGAAGTGTTAAAATGATGACAGGAAGGGTGTGCTTACCAGTGGTGATGATGATTGCACGGGTCATAGCACTCTTCATGATGCCCTATACGTTCTCAATAACATTTAGGTCAGGAGACTGAGCAAGCCATTCCAGCACTGCGATATCGCGGAGCTCAAGAAATGCAGCAACTCTTTTCGATTTGTGTATTGGGGAGTTATCATGCTGCAGAATGAAGTCGCCGTCCGGAAATGGTCCTCCTAGAAGGTACGGGAAGAGCACATCGTCCAGGATTGAGCAGTAGGCCTCTGCATTGAAGCGGCTCTCAATGCGAACCAGGGGTTCCAGGCCTTCGGCGGTCACAGCGTCCCAAACATTCACAGCGGACCGGCCGCTGGCAGCGACTTGTTGCATGTACTCAGGCATATACCtgcagaaaacagaaaagaatTGTTAGCGTTAGTAAAAATTGCAGGTGCAACCGGCAAGCTAGAAGGAACAAAAATATCAATTACTATCTTTTAGGATTGTCTAAAGGTCATTACCGGGTGACCTAACACAATCATACAAAAAATTGCGAACGAGGCCATTCTTTTATGAATTCAGTTGTTTTGAGGAATCATCGAATATTCCGAGACTGAGGCAAAGCATGATTCCTACGTATGCCATAGTGTAAAAATTGGCTCTCTATCGGCACCTATTtcttgatgaatgaatgaatgaatgaattaatgaatgaatgaatgaatgaatgaatgaatgaactttatttccTCATAATGGGGCCTCACGGTCGGGGGGCAGCAATTAGGAGGCGGTGCCTCCGAGCCGGCTGTCAGCACCGGAGACCGCGGAGACAGTCTTCTAGTAAGCTGTCTCCGCCTGACCGATGATGAGTCTTTGCTGATCCGGGTCCTGGCTCCGGATCAGCTCTTCCCAGGTGGCACGGTCTGGGATGCTTTGTGATTTAGCTCCAGGAAAATCCTGACACTCCCAAATTAAGTGATTTTGCGAATTCATTCTGTGGGAGCTACTGCAGAGCTCAGGCTCCCCGGCGTCTTCATCGTGCAGTATAGAGTACGGAAAGAATCTGCTGACCTGAAGCCTCCTCCAGGCCCTGCACTCCTTTGGAGTGAGTGACCCATCCGGAAGTGAGAGTGTTCTCCTATCCAATCTAGGTGT
It includes:
- the LOC135908966 gene encoding histone H3, embryonic-like, which encodes MDRTKQTARKRTGGKAPREHLATKAARKSAPATGEVKKPHRYRPGNVALREIRRYQKSTELLIRKLKFQRLVSETAEEASEDYLVSLFEDAKLCAIHDKRVTISWRDIQLAWRIRGERA